CCCATCAACTTCTGATAGGCAACACCGACCTCCTGCCCGCTCTTTCCAGCAGTGGCGGGTAACGTGCGCAGCGCCTTCTCCAACTCGACATCGTGCGCCTGAATCGCCTGCTGCCATGCGTCATGCTGGGTGGTGAACTGTCCCGCCTTGTCATCAAGCAAGGTCTGCATCGCGGTCAGATGGCCGGTGAACCCCTGCTTGAGTCCATCCAGCGTCGTGCGCATGGCGAGCAACTGGGCAGCATCAGGCAAGCCCTCAAGCGCCTCATCGTTGATGAAGTCAAGGTCAGGCAAGCTGTCACGCAGGTCTGTAAGCGCGTCGCGAAAGCTCTGTACGCCCTCGGTCGCGGTCTTGGCAATCTCTCGCTCGCGCGCGAGCAATGAGGTCTTGGCCAGCTTCTCCTTGATCCCCAGCTCATCAAAACCGCGAAGCTGCTCTTCCAGCTTGGGCAAACGCTCAACCTGTGCATTCAGCTCGTCGAGATCGGTCAGGGACTTCGTGAGCTTCTGCTGGTTGTCTTTCAAGCGCCTATGCACGTCGGCGCTCTTGGACTCGTACTCTCCGTCTTGAGGAAGGAAGCGATCCAGCAACTGCACCCGGCTGGTTTCATCTTGGGCCAGCTCGTAAATCTCGTTCTGCCCATAAATGTCGATGCCCGGCAGCAAGTCGCGCGGGAGCAGGGTCGAGACGTTGCCATCCATGTCACGCACCATCGGCGGCTCGCCATGACGGCGCGAAATGGTGTACTGCTTGCCGTTCTGGGCAGAGGACACCACTGTCAGCTCAACCCGACCGGCCGAGCGACCAAGGTTTTCCTTGATGATCTCTTGGTGGAGCTTCTGCGCCTGCTTGCCTTTGGGTGGCAAGTCCAAGGCGAAGCGCAGGCATTCGAGCAAGGTTGACTTACCCGTTCCACGGCCGCCGATCACCGTGTTGAGATGGTCTGAAAAATCCACCCGGACGCCATCAAGGTAGCCACCGGCCACCGTCATGCGGACCACCTTACCAATTGGGCTTTGGGCCTGCTGCGAGTTGAGCCGGACTCGCGATCCCGGATCAAGGAAGGCCACCTTGAACGCTGCGAAAGTGGGCCGTGTCATCTTGATGAAGCACGTTGCGCTCGGCTGATCCAAGTCATCAGGCTTGGCAACATCCTTGGCATTGATCGCTGCCACAGGACGCTCACGCCGGTAGCCGTCGTCCTTGTTCAAGAACACCTTGCGATAGAAGTCCCCCTCGATGCTCGTCAGGTCGTCTATCGACCCCGGAATCTGGGCCGCGCGCAGCTTGGGATGCTTCCAGACGTGGTTCAGGCGGTTTTTCAGCAGCCCGCTTTCCTGCGTGCAATGTGCAGCGTAGATGAACCCGCCCAGTAGATCGACCTCTTCGATCAGCTCTTCCGAACTCAGCCGAGAAGGCCGAATGCCATCCGCTGGGTCGTGCAGCTTGAGGTTGCCAAGGTAGCGATCAAGCTGCTGCACCGTGGTGTCCTCGGGGAAGAGACAAACGTAATGCGTCTTGTCGTTCGAGGCGATCTCGAAGCCGGGAAACACCACGATCCCGTGCGGCTGTAGCACCTGACGCAGAGCATCGACGCTGGCCACGCTACCGTGGTCAGCCAAACCGACAACCTTGATGCCCAGCTCAAGGCACTTTTGAAGCAGCGCTTGGTTGTAGCCGTCTTCATCCAGCCCGTGATCGGCGCCCCTGTAGGTGCCGTTGTAGCCGACAGGATTGACCTGTAGCGCGCAGCGCCAAAATCTCGCGTAGGTGTATTGATCGCTCATATTCCTCCCTGATTTCTACAGTTGCGATGCATGGCGACGCGCTACAGGACTATCGGCTGCACCTGCTATTGGTTTTCCGTCATCGAACTCATTACTGGCGAAGTGCGATTTCAGCTTCAATGATCTCAGCAGCAGCAGCCCTGACCTTGGCGACGATATTGGCCCGCTTCTTAGAGTCATGCTCTTGATGGGCCTGCTTCACCAGCTCAGCAAGCGCCTTGTGCTCGGCCAAACTGGCGTCATACTCAGGCAGACTCACATGCTTGAAGATGTCGCCCATATTGGTTGCCACGTTGTGCGCCTCGATCATCTCCTTGACGATCTCCGAGTGAAGCAATCCGCACAAATAAAAGGCTGGCTCCGGTTGATCGAAGTCCGCAAAGTAGAGCTTGTGGTCAGGGACATAAACACGCGACCCGTAGCCCGGCACAGACCCAGACGCCACGACGGCCGCAGAAAAATCGCCCGTCATCTCGGCCCAAATGACCTTGTAGGGTGCGAAGGTGTAGTCGCCCACGTTGTAGATTGCGAAGAAGGGAGCACCCTTCATGCGCGTCTTGAAGGTGGAACGCGACTCCAAAAATGGCTTGTAGGCTTTGAAAAACTTGAATGTCTTGGGATTCGTGTGACTGCTGTAGCGCGCCGCAGCGCTGTCCAATGATGCCCGGTCAATGCCCTTATTAGGCACGAACGCATAGAGCGTGTTCTCCGGCAGGAAATAGCATGGATGGAGGTCGCCTGCGCCCTTTGCCAGGGGAAACAAGCTCTCAGCCTCAACCCAGAATTCGCGCGGCTGCCCCAAGTCGGTTTTGCCTTCATGTGGCCGAGTTCGCACCTTGACCGTCTTTGTTGCAGGGTTCGAGTCAATGACATCCACAAAATAGACGCCATTCAGGTCAGTCGTGATGCCCTTACGGCCGTTGACCCAAGTAGAGGGGCCAAACATCGGCTGACATGCGGCGAAGTGCCCCGGCTTCATGATGGCCCAAGGAGCCCCCTCCATAGTCTGCGAGACGGGATTGGCTTCCATCTGGATCACATCCACAAGATCAGCCACCTCTGCACGATGTAGACGTGGGTCGATTGCCTTCAAGCGAGCCACTTGACCGCCGCGTCCCTTCTTCGGATTGCCTGCGTTGTCGGTCTTGGGCTTGCCAAGCCAGACCCGGTAGTCCAACGGATAGCGGGTCGTGCCCCCTACCTTCTTCGTGAACATGGCGACAGCCGTTTTATTGGCCGCGTCTGGAAACGGCTTTAGCTCCTTCATGTCATCGATGGAGATAGGCACCAAGCGGTCGGTTGCATTGATGCGGAAGCGCCGGAAGCCTTGCGACGAAGGCGACTGGAACACCGTCTGCGTGATGACAAACACCAACCGTCCATCTTCGACCAGCCACTTGTCAGCCGTCGTGTAGGTGATGATGGCGGAAATGTCTAATTCGTTACCACCGTGGAACTTGGTGTCCGAGAAGATGGCGTACTTTTCGCAGGTGGGCTTAGCTCGGTTCCGGTATGCCTCTGGGAGATTCGACCATCGTACCCAAGGCGGATTACCAACAATGGCATCAAACTGTCCGGCAGTAGCTGACCAAAAGAAGTTGCGCACAATCCTGAACCAAATGCCGTTCCAGTTCTGCCGATGCAGTGCGAGCACTTGGTCATAGGTCGTCTTGAGGTGGTCATTCCACTCATCGGCCTGCGCCTTGCTCAGTATCTTGGCTTTCACCAGCGCCTTAGAGACGGGCGGGAATTCAGTGTCGTTTTCAACCTCTTCTCCCATGAGCTGGAATACTTTGTCGAGCAACACGCGATCACGCGCCAAGTCGGCAGGTAGAACAACTTGCAGATTTGCTTGCTGACTGCCAATGCTGTACTCAACCACCTTTTGATCGCCGTCAGGGTGGGGGGCAGGGGAGTACACCGCATCAGCCAAGAGAACGGGAATCTCAACGTCTTTACCCTTGCACTGCTGCAACAGGTCTGCGATAGCGATCAGGAAGTTGACGCGAGAGGATTGCACAGCAAGTGGGTTGAGGTCGAAGCCCCAGACCGTCGTGGTCAGCATGTCCACGGTCTGCTCAGCAGTCCATCCCGCCGTCAGCGCTGCTCGGCGCTTCTGCTCAATAGCCTCCAGCAAGAACGAACCCGACCCGCATGTCGGGTCAAGTAGCCGAGCAGCAAGCCACTTGTCTCGCTTGTAGCCGAGCTTGGCCACAGAGTGCTCGACCAACCAGTCCGGCGTGTAGAACTCGCCAAGGCTCTTGCGCAATTCCTCCGGCACCAAGTCCTGATAGAAGTCACGCAAAACATCGCGCGAGCGCCCGGTCTTCTTGATGGTATCGAAGCGATAGACCGAAAGCTGAGCTAGCAAGGTGCGAATCGCCAAGCACATCGACGTGCGGATCGCCTTCTTAGTTGTGGCATCCAGATACCAACTAAAGATGGCTTCTTCGACGAAGCCATGCAAGCCGACTGCGTTGAAGAACCCGCCGTTCTCGACATCCGAGCGTAGGGCCTCAATCAGAGCTTCGTCCGATCCGAGAGCCAGTAGCTCATGGATCAGGGAAGTGCTTGACGCCATGCCATGTGCAGCCACGATCTCGGCCGCGATCAGCTTCATCAGCAGGGAATGAAAGGTGTGGGTAACGAAAAGCTTGGCGGGCAAGTCAATGGCGGCCGGGCCTGCGAAGTCAAATCCCAATGACCCATTGATCTTCTTGCGCTGTTGAATGCTGAGGTCAGCAGCCTGCCCATACAAGGTTGCCCATTCCTCGAAGAGCATCTTGATTTTGCGGTTGCCGGGCTGCCCAAGAGCGTCAGCAAGAGCATTGGACAGTTCCTGCATAAACTCGCGGCCTGTCTCGGATAGATGCCCAAAGTCCTCGGCTAGGTTCTCTGATGTGATGGCTCGCCGGAAATTTGCTCTCAGCGCATCGACCACCATCTGGAAGGCAATGGTCGAGAACGGCATCAGTGGCTGGTGAACGATCTTGCCGTCTTGGACTTGAGCAAAGCCCACATGATCGCCGTCGATGGCAATACCGATGTAGTCCTTCTCATCCAGCCCTTGCTCGGCAGCCAAGCGGGGGATGTATTTCAAGAGACGACCATCGGTCGCCTCGATGAACTTCGGACTTGTCTCACTCCCCTTGAAGAGGCCGGGGCCTTTGAACTCGATGACGACGTTGTTGTAGCTGGAGTCGCGCTTGGCTCTCTCCGCGTCCAAGTCGATCTGCAAGGCCTCTTCAAGCCCCTTCATCCATGCGTGGCGTACTTCTTCCTCGTTGACCCACTGCTTGCGGCGGCGATTGATGAGGTCGTAGCCCTTCTTGGTATTGGTGTCCATTGTTGTCCTTCTGTTTTCAGTTCTGCCGCTTCGGCTCGGGCCGCCCAATAGGAGCTACCTTGTAAATTGTGGTTCGCGAGACACCGTACAGCTCGGCGATTCGACCGATGGGGAGCTTCTGCGCGTCCACCATCTCGTTGATCTCTTTGATCTGGGCCTCGGTGAGCTTTGGCTTCCTCCCGCCGGCGCGGCCTCTGGCTCGGGCTGCGGCAAGGCCTGCACGTGTGCGCTCGCGGATCAGGTCACGCTCCATCTCGGCAAACATGC
This DNA window, taken from Brachymonas denitrificans, encodes the following:
- a CDS encoding AAA family ATPase — translated: MSDQYTYARFWRCALQVNPVGYNGTYRGADHGLDEDGYNQALLQKCLELGIKVVGLADHGSVASVDALRQVLQPHGIVVFPGFEIASNDKTHYVCLFPEDTTVQQLDRYLGNLKLHDPADGIRPSRLSSEELIEEVDLLGGFIYAAHCTQESGLLKNRLNHVWKHPKLRAAQIPGSIDDLTSIEGDFYRKVFLNKDDGYRRERPVAAINAKDVAKPDDLDQPSATCFIKMTRPTFAAFKVAFLDPGSRVRLNSQQAQSPIGKVVRMTVAGGYLDGVRVDFSDHLNTVIGGRGTGKSTLLECLRFALDLPPKGKQAQKLHQEIIKENLGRSAGRVELTVVSSAQNGKQYTISRRHGEPPMVRDMDGNVSTLLPRDLLPGIDIYGQNEIYELAQDETSRVQLLDRFLPQDGEYESKSADVHRRLKDNQQKLTKSLTDLDELNAQVERLPKLEEQLRGFDELGIKEKLAKTSLLAREREIAKTATEGVQSFRDALTDLRDSLPDLDFINDEALEGLPDAAQLLAMRTTLDGLKQGFTGHLTAMQTLLDDKAGQFTTQHDAWQQAIQAHDVELEKALRTLPATAGKSGQEVGVAYQKLMG
- a CDS encoding Eco57I restriction-modification methylase domain-containing protein, which translates into the protein MDTNTKKGYDLINRRRKQWVNEEEVRHAWMKGLEEALQIDLDAERAKRDSSYNNVVIEFKGPGLFKGSETSPKFIEATDGRLLKYIPRLAAEQGLDEKDYIGIAIDGDHVGFAQVQDGKIVHQPLMPFSTIAFQMVVDALRANFRRAITSENLAEDFGHLSETGREFMQELSNALADALGQPGNRKIKMLFEEWATLYGQAADLSIQQRKKINGSLGFDFAGPAAIDLPAKLFVTHTFHSLLMKLIAAEIVAAHGMASSTSLIHELLALGSDEALIEALRSDVENGGFFNAVGLHGFVEEAIFSWYLDATTKKAIRTSMCLAIRTLLAQLSVYRFDTIKKTGRSRDVLRDFYQDLVPEELRKSLGEFYTPDWLVEHSVAKLGYKRDKWLAARLLDPTCGSGSFLLEAIEQKRRAALTAGWTAEQTVDMLTTTVWGFDLNPLAVQSSRVNFLIAIADLLQQCKGKDVEIPVLLADAVYSPAPHPDGDQKVVEYSIGSQQANLQVVLPADLARDRVLLDKVFQLMGEEVENDTEFPPVSKALVKAKILSKAQADEWNDHLKTTYDQVLALHRQNWNGIWFRIVRNFFWSATAGQFDAIVGNPPWVRWSNLPEAYRNRAKPTCEKYAIFSDTKFHGGNELDISAIITYTTADKWLVEDGRLVFVITQTVFQSPSSQGFRRFRINATDRLVPISIDDMKELKPFPDAANKTAVAMFTKKVGGTTRYPLDYRVWLGKPKTDNAGNPKKGRGGQVARLKAIDPRLHRAEVADLVDVIQMEANPVSQTMEGAPWAIMKPGHFAACQPMFGPSTWVNGRKGITTDLNGVYFVDVIDSNPATKTVKVRTRPHEGKTDLGQPREFWVEAESLFPLAKGAGDLHPCYFLPENTLYAFVPNKGIDRASLDSAAARYSSHTNPKTFKFFKAYKPFLESRSTFKTRMKGAPFFAIYNVGDYTFAPYKVIWAEMTGDFSAAVVASGSVPGYGSRVYVPDHKLYFADFDQPEPAFYLCGLLHSEIVKEMIEAHNVATNMGDIFKHVSLPEYDASLAEHKALAELVKQAHQEHDSKKRANIVAKVRAAAAEIIEAEIALRQ